TTCTCACAAGAGACGGTCAAGGAAGCTCTTTGCAGGTGGGTCGACGAGTGTGACCCTGTTAGGAAGGGTTACATAGGGCCAAGCACTAAGAGAGCTATCGAAGCCTTCAAGAACAAAGAGGAATTCGAGAGTCTGGGCACTACCAGTGGGGCTCCAATGAGAGTGCTTGCTCCAGTCTTATGTAGTCTCAACAAAAGTGAAAAGCATCTAGTCGAAGTAATAAGAGAGTGTACAGTTCCTACTCATAACACGAATCTCGCTCTCGAAGCTTCCCTCTCAGTCGGATTCGCCTACTACTATGCAGCAAAGGGGCAGGGTGTTAATCAGATTGTAGAAGCAGCCATTAGAGGCTCAAGATTAGCTGGAGAAAGCTCTTGCGCAGAATTCGTAGGACCTTCTGCCGGTGAAAGACTTTCCGTGATCGGAGATCAAATCGGCGGTGAATTGCCTGGCGATTTTCTTGACAGAATCTACTATCTGTTTGGCACAACTATGGAGGCGGTAGACGTAGCAGTTGCAGCGATTGCCATCGGGCTTTTCTGCAGAGATGATGTGTGGCAAGCAATAAGGATGGGTGCATCAATCGGCGGAGACACCGATACCATTGCAGCAATAGCAGGCGCACTGTCTTCTCTCCAAGGCGAAACTAACAATATCCCTCATTTCATAACTCAGAAAGTATCGAAAACAAACGAAAATCTTGATCTGCAGAAGTATGTAAGATACGTAGAGGAAACGAGTGATATAGATGATTAAACTATTGTCCGGAAGTGCCTCTGTGGGGGTTATCTACGGGATCTTCAATTTCGTTCTAATACCGTATCTCAATGGCAAGTTTCACTCAACTGCTCTGGCTGGAAACCTGGTTTCAGCAGGAATGATTATAACGATCTTCACCGGAATGCTAATTGGCTATCTAGGCGACCGAAACAGGAAATACCTGTTCTTCATTAAAGGTCTCTTCATCATCGCAATTGCCAGCATGTTTATGCTTAGCACAGGCAATGAAATCTTGTTGGGAATTGCTGCCGTCGTTTTCACCATGTCAATATTCAGTCTTCTTACTCCATACTCTGCCCTTGTCAGCAACGTGAGTAAGCCTGGCAGAAAGGACAGAAACTATGGATTCATGATGGGTGTTATGAATATAGCGACCTTCCTCTGTTCCCTGTTCATTGGAGTCGCCCTTTCAAGAAGCGAAGAGACCGCATTTGTGATTTTCTCGATTGCTGCAGCTGTCCTAGTTGTTCCGATTTTCTTCTTTCGTTCTGGTTCTCAAGTAGATGATGCCGCTGTAGGTATT
The sequence above is a segment of the Mesotoga sp. BH458_6_3_2_1 genome. Coding sequences within it:
- a CDS encoding ADP-ribosylglycohydrolase family protein, with translation MNRIFRALEAFTVGDAMGMVTEFMTRRQISARFEFVSDLLEPEHSLIHKNLARGQITDDTEQVLYLIKLYNEKRNFSQETVKEALCRWVDECDPVRKGYIGPSTKRAIEAFKNKEEFESLGTTSGAPMRVLAPVLCSLNKSEKHLVEVIRECTVPTHNTNLALEASLSVGFAYYYAAKGQGVNQIVEAAIRGSRLAGESSCAEFVGPSAGERLSVIGDQIGGELPGDFLDRIYYLFGTTMEAVDVAVAAIAIGLFCRDDVWQAIRMGASIGGDTDTIAAIAGALSSLQGETNNIPHFITQKVSKTNENLDLQKYVRYVEETSDIDD